The following are encoded together in the Roseobacter denitrificans OCh 114 genome:
- a CDS encoding type I restriction-modification system subunit M, with the protein MSDAQTKNTSLADFIWKNADDLWGDFRHTEFGKIILPFTLLRRLECVLAPTREEVRETVKNLGDSGIDMDVILRQQTGFPFYNTSNYDLRSLGATRTRANLEDYISQFSDNARVIFEQFDFANTIARMDRAGVLYKICQNFAAIDLHPDTVPERTMSNVYEHLIRRFGAEVNEAAEDFMTPRDVVHLAIELLLDPDDQLFIENPGLIRTLYDPTCGTGGFLSDGMEHVRNLQDRYSIAPVIIPYGQELEPETHAVCLAGMLLKTLETDPGRDLSKNIALGSTLSADKHRPEKFHYCVSNPPFGKKWEKDQADVTREHKEQGFEGRFGPKLPRVSDGSMLFLLHLLSKLESPENGGGRAAIILSGSPLFNGNAGQGESEIRRHLLEQDVVEAIIALPTEIFFRTGIGTYIWILSNDKPAHRKGKVQLINATEMYEPMRKSEGNKRRRVGEQQTRDIVQMYADFEATKQSLILSAPDFGYRRIKVLRPLRKKIVISAEGLATLADEKAWEKRTEAQRAGWTALFNDHMGAEEGWHWIEAFAKNAVKRDADLGKADVALIKAFRKALGVHDPELDPVTDKKGQIIPDDDLTDFENVPLAADGTADIHGYLAAEVTPHAHDAYIDETYRDESDGQIGIKGYEINFNRYFYEYLPPRDLDEIDAELKAVEAEIAAVLAEVAG; encoded by the coding sequence TTGAGCGACGCGCAGACCAAGAACACCTCACTTGCAGACTTTATTTGGAAGAACGCAGACGACCTCTGGGGCGATTTCCGGCACACCGAATTCGGCAAGATCATTCTGCCTTTCACCCTGCTACGCCGCCTCGAGTGCGTTCTCGCACCCACTCGGGAAGAGGTCCGTGAAACCGTCAAGAACCTGGGCGACAGCGGCATCGATATGGACGTAATCCTGCGCCAGCAAACCGGCTTTCCCTTCTACAACACCTCGAACTACGACCTGCGCAGCCTCGGCGCGACCCGCACACGTGCAAACCTCGAAGACTACATCTCGCAGTTCTCCGACAACGCCCGCGTCATCTTTGAGCAGTTCGACTTCGCCAACACAATCGCCCGGATGGACCGCGCCGGGGTCCTCTACAAAATCTGTCAGAACTTCGCCGCCATCGACCTGCATCCCGACACCGTGCCCGAGCGCACCATGTCCAACGTCTATGAGCACCTCATCCGCCGCTTCGGCGCCGAGGTGAACGAGGCGGCAGAGGACTTCATGACGCCGCGCGATGTCGTCCACCTCGCTATCGAGCTTTTGCTGGACCCCGATGACCAGCTCTTCATCGAAAACCCCGGCCTCATCCGCACGCTCTATGACCCGACCTGCGGCACTGGTGGCTTTTTGTCCGACGGGATGGAGCATGTCCGCAACCTGCAGGACCGTTACTCCATCGCCCCCGTCATCATCCCCTACGGCCAGGAGCTGGAGCCAGAGACTCACGCCGTCTGTCTCGCCGGCATGCTGCTCAAGACGCTCGAAACCGATCCCGGCCGCGATCTGTCCAAAAACATTGCCCTGGGAAGCACCCTCTCGGCAGACAAACACCGGCCCGAGAAATTCCACTACTGCGTCTCCAACCCGCCCTTCGGCAAGAAGTGGGAGAAGGACCAGGCCGACGTCACCCGCGAACATAAAGAACAGGGGTTCGAAGGTCGCTTCGGCCCCAAGTTGCCCCGCGTCTCGGACGGCTCCATGCTCTTCCTGCTGCACCTGCTGTCCAAGCTCGAAAGCCCTGAGAACGGCGGCGGGCGCGCGGCGATCATCCTGTCGGGCTCGCCACTGTTCAATGGCAACGCAGGTCAGGGCGAAAGCGAGATCCGGCGCCACCTGCTGGAACAGGACGTGGTCGAGGCCATCATCGCCCTGCCCACCGAGATCTTCTTTCGCACCGGCATCGGCACCTACATCTGGATCCTGTCCAACGACAAACCCGCCCATCGCAAGGGCAAGGTCCAGCTGATCAACGCGACCGAGATGTATGAGCCCATGCGCAAATCCGAGGGCAACAAGCGCCGCCGCGTGGGCGAACAACAGACACGCGATATCGTCCAGATGTACGCGGATTTCGAGGCGACCAAGCAAAGCCTTATCCTGAGCGCGCCTGACTTCGGCTACCGCCGCATCAAGGTTTTGCGCCCCCTGCGCAAGAAGATCGTCATCTCGGCCGAGGGTCTGGCGACGCTAGCCGACGAGAAAGCATGGGAGAAACGCACAGAGGCGCAACGCGCAGGTTGGACCGCACTCTTCAACGATCACATGGGCGCGGAAGAAGGCTGGCATTGGATCGAGGCCTTCGCCAAGAACGCCGTCAAGCGCGATGCGGATCTGGGCAAGGCGGATGTCGCGCTGATCAAGGCCTTTCGCAAGGCGCTCGGCGTGCATGATCCCGAGCTTGATCCCGTGACGGACAAAAAGGGCCAGATCATCCCCGACGACGACCTGACCGATTTCGAAAACGTGCCACTGGCCGCGGACGGCACAGCCGACATCCACGGCTATCTGGCGGCGGAGGTCACGCCCCACGCCCATGACGCCTATATCGACGAAACCTATCGCGACGAGTCAGACGGCCAGATCGGCATCAAGGGCTATGAGATCAATTTCAACCGCTACTTCTACGAATACTTGCCGCCCCGCGATCTGGACGAGATCGACGCGGAGTTGAAAGCGGTCGAGGCCGAGATTGCAGCCGTGCTGGCGGAGGTAGCGGGGTGA
- a CDS encoding restriction endonuclease subunit S, with protein MSEDAAVSQWKEYPFWAVAKPKSVSNASAESLLSVYLDRGVIPYSEGGGLVHKPAESLEKYQLVEPGDLVLNNQQAWRGSLGVSTYRGIVSPAYRIFELNGEVVDTRFSHYLFRSRPYVEKIMLASLSVGDIQRQVKWPLLRVLLLRVPNISTQSKIAEYLDCETARIDGLIEKKTRFIALLKEKRIAVITHAVTKGIDAAVVMKPSGEDWLSDIPAHWTVVPPTALFTESKERAREGTQMLSATQKYGVIPLAEFERLEQRQVTMALVHLDKRKHVEVGDFVISMRSMDGGLERARAVGNVRSSYSVLKCGPHVEGRFYGYLLKSGLYIQALRLTSSFIRDGQDMNFSHFRKVKLPKLPVAEQAAIADHIDTQTARIDSLITKTDRSIALLREKRAALITAAVTGKIDMRHMA; from the coding sequence GTGAGTGAGGACGCCGCTGTATCACAATGGAAAGAGTACCCTTTCTGGGCTGTCGCCAAGCCAAAATCGGTTTCCAACGCTTCGGCGGAAAGCTTGCTCTCGGTATATTTGGACCGGGGGGTCATACCCTATTCCGAGGGCGGAGGGCTTGTCCACAAACCGGCGGAAAGCCTAGAAAAATACCAGTTGGTAGAACCCGGCGATTTGGTCTTGAACAACCAACAGGCTTGGAGAGGTTCATTAGGGGTCTCCACGTACCGTGGCATTGTGAGCCCCGCATATCGCATATTTGAATTAAATGGAGAGGTAGTGGACACTCGCTTTTCTCACTATCTTTTCAGATCCCGACCTTACGTTGAAAAAATCATGCTCGCTTCGTTGAGCGTTGGAGATATCCAAAGACAAGTGAAATGGCCGCTTCTGAGGGTTTTGTTACTACGTGTGCCGAATATCTCTACACAATCAAAAATCGCGGAGTATCTCGACTGCGAGACCGCGCGGATTGATGGGTTGATTGAGAAAAAGACCCGCTTCATCGCGCTTCTCAAGGAAAAACGCATCGCCGTCATCACGCACGCTGTCACCAAGGGCATTGATGCGGCGGTGGTAATGAAACCTTCTGGGGAAGACTGGCTAAGCGACATTCCCGCACATTGGACAGTGGTGCCACCGACGGCGCTTTTCACCGAAAGCAAGGAGCGCGCCCGAGAAGGGACCCAGATGCTCTCGGCGACCCAGAAATACGGGGTGATACCCTTGGCCGAGTTTGAACGGCTTGAACAACGGCAGGTCACCATGGCCCTCGTTCATCTGGATAAGCGCAAACATGTGGAAGTGGGTGATTTCGTGATTTCCATGCGCAGCATGGATGGCGGGCTTGAGCGGGCGCGCGCAGTTGGCAATGTGCGGTCGTCCTATTCTGTTTTGAAGTGCGGTCCGCATGTGGAAGGGCGCTTCTACGGCTACCTACTGAAATCGGGCCTCTACATTCAGGCCCTGCGCCTGACGTCTAGTTTCATCAGGGATGGGCAGGACATGAATTTCAGTCATTTCCGTAAGGTGAAGCTGCCCAAACTGCCTGTGGCCGAACAAGCGGCCATCGCGGATCACATCGACACCCAAACCGCCCGTATCGACAGCCTCATCACCAAAACCGACCGCTCCATCGCCCTCCTGCGCGAAAAGCGGGCGGCGCTGATCACCGCGGCCGTCACCGGCAAAATCGACATGAGGCATATGGCATGA